A window from Electrophorus electricus isolate fEleEle1 chromosome 7, fEleEle1.pri, whole genome shotgun sequence encodes these proteins:
- the LOC113573529 gene encoding shaker-related potassium channel tsha2-like, translating into MTVVPGENLDETVALAALSQDVYDPERADQECCERVVINISGLRFETQLKTLAQFPNTLLGDPRKRMRFFDPLRNEYFFDRNRPSFDAILYYYQSGGRLRRPVNVPVDVFMEEIKFYELGEDVIENFKEDEGFIKEEERPLPENEFQRQVWLLFEYPESSGPARGIAIVSVLVILISIVIFCLETLPEFREDARMYEEHYLVNGTMSAKKPNPFTDPFFIVETLCIIWFSFELLVRFLACPSKPAFFKNIMNTIDIVAIMPYFITLGLELAEHQSNGQQAMSLAILRVIRLVRVFRIFKLSRHSKGLQILGKTLQASMRELGLLIFFLFIGVILFSSAVYFAETDDPDSGFSSIPEAFWWAVVSMTTVGYGDMCPVTIGGKIVGSLCAIAGVLTIALPVPVIVSNFNYFYHRETEHEEQLQYTHVTCGQQQPSFGELKKSDSKPSLSKSDYLDSEDADSIKYTNCSPHKAYTGKLTDV; encoded by the coding sequence ATGACAGTGGTGCCCGGGGAGAACCTAGATGAGACTGTGGCACTGGCAGCCCTGTCCCAAGATGTCTACGATCCCGAGAGAGCGGACCAGGAGTGCTGCGAGAGGGTGGTCATCAACATATCCGGTTTGCGCTTTGAAACCCAGTTAAAAACCCTCGCGCAGTTCCCCAACACCTTGCTTGGGGATCCCAGAAAGAGAATGCGCTTCTTTGATCCACTGAGGAACGAATACTTCTTTGACAGGAACCGACCAAGCTTTGATGCCATCCTCTATTACTATCAGTCTGGTGGCCGGCTACGGAGACCTGTTAATGTACCAGTGGACGTTTTTATGGAGGAAATAAAATTTTATGAATTGGGAGAAGATGTTATTGAAAATTTCAAGGAGGACGAGGGGTTTATCAAAGAGGAAGAACGCCCGTTGCCAGAAAATGAGTTCCAGCGCCAAGTCTGGCTTTTGTTTGAATACCCCGAAAGCTCTGGCCCCGCCAGGGGAATAGCTATAGTTTCCGTGCTAGTTATTTTGATATCCATCGTCATCTTTTGCTTGGAGACTTTACCAGAGTTTAGGGAGGATGCGAGAATGTATGAGGAACACTATTTAGTGAATGGGACCATGAGCGCAAAGAAACCAAATCCCTTTACAGACCCGTTCTTTATTGTGGAAACGCTCTGTATTATCTGGTTCTCCTTTGAATTGCTGGTGAGATTTCTTGCGTGTCCAAGCAAGCCCGCCTTCTtcaaaaatataatgaatacaATCGACATTGTGGCAATTATGCCGTACTTTATTACCTTAGGTTTGGAGCTTGCTGAGCACCAGAGTAATGGCCAGCAGGCAATGTCTTTGGCCATCTTAAGAGTCATTCGTCTGGTGCGGGTTTTCCGAATTTTTAAGCTATCGAGACACTCCAAAGGACTTCAAATCTTAGGGAAGACTCTACAGGCGAGCATGCGAGAACTTGGTCTCctcatattctttctttttattggAGTCATATTGTTTTCCAGTGCCGTGTATTTCGCGGAGACAGACGATCCTGATTCGGGCTTCAGTAGTATCCCCGAAGCGTTCTGGTGGGCAGTGGTGTCCATGACTACAGTAGGTTATGGAGACATGTGTCCAGTCACCATCGGTGGCAAAATTGTTGGTTCTTTATGTGCCATCGCTGGCGTCCTAACAATTGCGCTGCCAGTGCCCGTAATCGTGTCTAATTTCAACTACTTCTACCACAGAGAGACGGAGCACGAAGAACAGCTTCAGTACACTCATGTAACATGTGGCCAGCAACAGCCCTCGTTTGGTGAATTGAAAAAGAGTGACAGTAAACCGTCCCTCTCCAAATCAGACTACTTAGACTCTGAAGACGCAGATTCGATTAAATACACTAATTGCAGCCCCCACAAAGCGTACACAGGAAAGCTTACTGATGTATGA